In one window of Drosophila ananassae strain 14024-0371.13 chromosome XR, ASM1763931v2, whole genome shotgun sequence DNA:
- the LOC6505169 gene encoding cytosolic purine 5'-nucleotidase isoform X3, with product MQATTNEIVRSQQECVKTCDREYCNCSPCTQYDMNDSAPNTPGPSSASTQPKKYYRHAAHRVFVNRSLHLENIKYYGFDMDYTLAEYKSPQYEQLGFNLVKERLVSMGYPKEILQFEYDPTFPVRGLWFDTLYGNLLKVDAYGNILVCVHGFEFIKHHQVYELYPNKFLKLDESRVYVLNTLFNLPETYLLACLTDFFTNSNEFVRVERGIKAGDFLFTYKSIFQDVRRAVDWVHSDGDLKRRTTQNMAHYVKKDARLPTVLSRIRESGAKLFMLTNSDYTYTNEIMTYLFDFPHGATEEEPHRDWKTYFDVIVVDARKPLFFDEGTVLRQVDTKTGGLKIGTHIGPLQPGQVYSGGSCELFTKFINAKGKDVLYVGDHIFGDILKSKKIRGWRTFLIVPELVRELHVWTDECQLFAELQNLDIKLGDLYRDLDSSAKVKPDISQLRTCIRDVTHKMDMAYGMMGSLFRSGSRQTFFSSQVVRYADVYAATLLNLIYYPFSYMFRAPAMLLPHESTVAHDQLAPAPAPAPGPGPGPGSMCSPDEPTPPARIMAGNDLPQQPTKDAKDLHRASSIVHTRPSTPTVVTHTHDEDYSEEEETASGAESPSDQPLREASED from the exons ATGCAGGCCACGACCAATGAGATTGTCAGGAGCCAGCAGGAGTGTGTCAAGACCTGCGATAGGGAATATTGCAACTGCTCGCCCTGCACCCAA taCGATATGAACGATTCGGCTCCGAATACTCCAGGACCTAGTTCCGCCTCCACTCAGCCGAAAAAGTATTACCGTCATGCGGCTCATAG aGTCTTTGTGAACAGATCACTGCATTTGGAGAACATCAAGTACTATGGCTTCGACATGGACTATACCCTGGCAG agTACAAGTCCCCGCAGTATGAGCAACTGGGCTTCAATCTCGTCAAGGAGCGTCTGGTGTCCATGGGCTATCCCAAGGAGATCCTTCAGTTCGAATACGATCCCACTTTCCCCGTGCGAGGCCTCTGGTTCGATACTTTGTACGGAAATTTGCTCAAAGTGGATGCCTACGGCAATATTTTGGTCTGTGTCCATGGCTTTGAGTTTATTAAGCA TCACCAGGTCTATGAGTTGTATCCGAATAAGTTTCTCAAACTGGACGAGTCCCGGGTCTATGTCCTGAACACGCTCTTCAACCTTCCGGAGACCTATCTCCTGGCCTGTCTCACTGACTTTTTCACAAACAGCAATGAGTTTGTTCG CGTTGAGCGCGGAATCAAAGCTGGCGATTTCCTTTTCACGTACAAGTCGATTTTCCAGGACGTGCGTCGCGCCGTCGACTGGGTGCATTCCGATGGTGATCTGAAGCGTCGTACCACTCAG AACATGGCCCACTATGTGAAGAAGGACGCCCGCCTGCCCACCGTCCTCTCCCGGATCAGGGAGTCCGGCGCCAAGCTCTTCATGCTGACCAACAGCGACTACACCTACACCAACGAGATCATGACCTATCTGTTCGACTTCCCACATGGCGCCACCGAGGAGGAGCCGCACCGCGACTGGAAGACCTACTTCGATGTCATTGTGGTGGATGCCCGGAAGCCGCTCTTCTTCGACGAGGGCACTGTTCTCCGGCAGGTGGACACCAAGACCGGTGGCCTCAAGATCGGCACCCACATCGGCCCCCTGCAGCCCGGCCAGGTGTACTCCGGAGGGTCCTGTGAACTCTTCACCAAGTTCATCAACGCCAAGGGCAAGGACGTCCTCTACGTTGGAGATCACATCTTCGGGGATATCCTGAAGTCCAAGAAGATCCGGGGATGGCGTACGTTCCTCATTGTCCCGGAACTGGTCCGGGAGTTGCATGTCTGGACGGATGAGTGCCAGTTGTTCGCGGAACTCCAAAATCTGGACATCAAGCTGGGCGACCTCTACCGCGACCTGGACTCCAGCGCCAAGGTCAAGCCGGACATCTCCCAGCTGCGCACCTGCATCCGCGACGTGACCCACAAAATGGACATGGCCTATGGAATGATGGGCTCCCTGTTCCGGTCCGGATCCCGGCAGACCTTCTTCTCCAGCCAGGTGGTGCGGTATGCCGACGTCTATGCCGCCACCCTGCTCAATCTCATCTACTATCCCTTCTCGTACATGTTCCGTGCTCCGGCCATGCTACTGCCCCACGAGTCCACTGTCGCCCATGATCAGctggctccagctccagctccagctcctggtCCGGGTCCGGGTCCTGGTTCCATGTGCTCTCCGGATGAGCCAACTCCTCCAGCCAGGATTATGGCTGGAAATGATCTGCCCCAGCAGCCAACCAAGGATGCCAAGGACTTGCATCGTGCT AGCTCCATTGTCCACACACGCCCCTCCACGCCCACCGTCGTCACTCACACCCACGACGAGGACTAttccgaggaggaggagaccgCCAGTGGCGCCGAGTCCCCCTCCGATCAGCCGCTCCGCGAGGCTTCCGAGGATTAA
- the LOC6505169 gene encoding cytosolic purine 5'-nucleotidase isoform X1, with translation MRILSRSINTLQYYRHYRQLTSRLPTNPVPVPVARLQILEGSRRSGSHFQDPRAPNCRSRSSSSSRRGSSSYASLGKMQATTNEIVRSQQECVKTCDREYCNCSPCTQYDMNDSAPNTPGPSSASTQPKKYYRHAAHRVFVNRSLHLENIKYYGFDMDYTLAEYKSPQYEQLGFNLVKERLVSMGYPKEILQFEYDPTFPVRGLWFDTLYGNLLKVDAYGNILVCVHGFEFIKHHQVYELYPNKFLKLDESRVYVLNTLFNLPETYLLACLTDFFTNSNEFVRVERGIKAGDFLFTYKSIFQDVRRAVDWVHSDGDLKRRTTQNMAHYVKKDARLPTVLSRIRESGAKLFMLTNSDYTYTNEIMTYLFDFPHGATEEEPHRDWKTYFDVIVVDARKPLFFDEGTVLRQVDTKTGGLKIGTHIGPLQPGQVYSGGSCELFTKFINAKGKDVLYVGDHIFGDILKSKKIRGWRTFLIVPELVRELHVWTDECQLFAELQNLDIKLGDLYRDLDSSAKVKPDISQLRTCIRDVTHKMDMAYGMMGSLFRSGSRQTFFSSQVVRYADVYAATLLNLIYYPFSYMFRAPAMLLPHESTVAHDQLAPAPAPAPGPGPGPGSMCSPDEPTPPARIMAGNDLPQQPTKDAKDLHRASSIVHTRPSTPTVVTHTHDEDYSEEEETASGAESPSDQPLREASED, from the exons ATGAGAATTTTAAGCCGTTCAATAAACACTTTGCAGTACTACCGCCACTACCGCCAATTAACAAGCCGCCTTCCAACTAACCCAGTGCCAGTGCCCGTTGCCAGGCTCCAGATCCTCGAAGGCAGTCGTAGGAGTGGCAGCCACTTCCAGGACCCACGTGCCCCAAAttgcagaagcagaagcagcagcagtagcaggagAGGGAGCAGCTCCTATGCCAGTTTAGGCAAAATGCAGGCCACGACCAATGAGATTGTCAGGAGCCAGCAGGAGTGTGTCAAGACCTGCGATAGGGAATATTGCAACTGCTCGCCCTGCACCCAA taCGATATGAACGATTCGGCTCCGAATACTCCAGGACCTAGTTCCGCCTCCACTCAGCCGAAAAAGTATTACCGTCATGCGGCTCATAG aGTCTTTGTGAACAGATCACTGCATTTGGAGAACATCAAGTACTATGGCTTCGACATGGACTATACCCTGGCAG agTACAAGTCCCCGCAGTATGAGCAACTGGGCTTCAATCTCGTCAAGGAGCGTCTGGTGTCCATGGGCTATCCCAAGGAGATCCTTCAGTTCGAATACGATCCCACTTTCCCCGTGCGAGGCCTCTGGTTCGATACTTTGTACGGAAATTTGCTCAAAGTGGATGCCTACGGCAATATTTTGGTCTGTGTCCATGGCTTTGAGTTTATTAAGCA TCACCAGGTCTATGAGTTGTATCCGAATAAGTTTCTCAAACTGGACGAGTCCCGGGTCTATGTCCTGAACACGCTCTTCAACCTTCCGGAGACCTATCTCCTGGCCTGTCTCACTGACTTTTTCACAAACAGCAATGAGTTTGTTCG CGTTGAGCGCGGAATCAAAGCTGGCGATTTCCTTTTCACGTACAAGTCGATTTTCCAGGACGTGCGTCGCGCCGTCGACTGGGTGCATTCCGATGGTGATCTGAAGCGTCGTACCACTCAG AACATGGCCCACTATGTGAAGAAGGACGCCCGCCTGCCCACCGTCCTCTCCCGGATCAGGGAGTCCGGCGCCAAGCTCTTCATGCTGACCAACAGCGACTACACCTACACCAACGAGATCATGACCTATCTGTTCGACTTCCCACATGGCGCCACCGAGGAGGAGCCGCACCGCGACTGGAAGACCTACTTCGATGTCATTGTGGTGGATGCCCGGAAGCCGCTCTTCTTCGACGAGGGCACTGTTCTCCGGCAGGTGGACACCAAGACCGGTGGCCTCAAGATCGGCACCCACATCGGCCCCCTGCAGCCCGGCCAGGTGTACTCCGGAGGGTCCTGTGAACTCTTCACCAAGTTCATCAACGCCAAGGGCAAGGACGTCCTCTACGTTGGAGATCACATCTTCGGGGATATCCTGAAGTCCAAGAAGATCCGGGGATGGCGTACGTTCCTCATTGTCCCGGAACTGGTCCGGGAGTTGCATGTCTGGACGGATGAGTGCCAGTTGTTCGCGGAACTCCAAAATCTGGACATCAAGCTGGGCGACCTCTACCGCGACCTGGACTCCAGCGCCAAGGTCAAGCCGGACATCTCCCAGCTGCGCACCTGCATCCGCGACGTGACCCACAAAATGGACATGGCCTATGGAATGATGGGCTCCCTGTTCCGGTCCGGATCCCGGCAGACCTTCTTCTCCAGCCAGGTGGTGCGGTATGCCGACGTCTATGCCGCCACCCTGCTCAATCTCATCTACTATCCCTTCTCGTACATGTTCCGTGCTCCGGCCATGCTACTGCCCCACGAGTCCACTGTCGCCCATGATCAGctggctccagctccagctccagctcctggtCCGGGTCCGGGTCCTGGTTCCATGTGCTCTCCGGATGAGCCAACTCCTCCAGCCAGGATTATGGCTGGAAATGATCTGCCCCAGCAGCCAACCAAGGATGCCAAGGACTTGCATCGTGCT AGCTCCATTGTCCACACACGCCCCTCCACGCCCACCGTCGTCACTCACACCCACGACGAGGACTAttccgaggaggaggagaccgCCAGTGGCGCCGAGTCCCCCTCCGATCAGCCGCTCCGCGAGGCTTCCGAGGATTAA
- the LOC6505169 gene encoding cytosolic purine 5'-nucleotidase isoform X4, whose protein sequence is MNDSAPNTPGPSSASTQPKKYYRHAAHRVFVNRSLHLENIKYYGFDMDYTLAEYKSPQYEQLGFNLVKERLVSMGYPKEILQFEYDPTFPVRGLWFDTLYGNLLKVDAYGNILVCVHGFEFIKHHQVYELYPNKFLKLDESRVYVLNTLFNLPETYLLACLTDFFTNSNEFVRVERGIKAGDFLFTYKSIFQDVRRAVDWVHSDGDLKRRTTQNMAHYVKKDARLPTVLSRIRESGAKLFMLTNSDYTYTNEIMTYLFDFPHGATEEEPHRDWKTYFDVIVVDARKPLFFDEGTVLRQVDTKTGGLKIGTHIGPLQPGQVYSGGSCELFTKFINAKGKDVLYVGDHIFGDILKSKKIRGWRTFLIVPELVRELHVWTDECQLFAELQNLDIKLGDLYRDLDSSAKVKPDISQLRTCIRDVTHKMDMAYGMMGSLFRSGSRQTFFSSQVVRYADVYAATLLNLIYYPFSYMFRAPAMLLPHESTVAHDQLAPAPAPAPGPGPGPGSMCSPDEPTPPARIMAGNDLPQQPTKDAKDLHRASSIVHTRPSTPTVVTHTHDEDYSEEEETASGAESPSDQPLREASED, encoded by the exons ATGAACGATTCGGCTCCGAATACTCCAGGACCTAGTTCCGCCTCCACTCAGCCGAAAAAGTATTACCGTCATGCGGCTCATAG aGTCTTTGTGAACAGATCACTGCATTTGGAGAACATCAAGTACTATGGCTTCGACATGGACTATACCCTGGCAG agTACAAGTCCCCGCAGTATGAGCAACTGGGCTTCAATCTCGTCAAGGAGCGTCTGGTGTCCATGGGCTATCCCAAGGAGATCCTTCAGTTCGAATACGATCCCACTTTCCCCGTGCGAGGCCTCTGGTTCGATACTTTGTACGGAAATTTGCTCAAAGTGGATGCCTACGGCAATATTTTGGTCTGTGTCCATGGCTTTGAGTTTATTAAGCA TCACCAGGTCTATGAGTTGTATCCGAATAAGTTTCTCAAACTGGACGAGTCCCGGGTCTATGTCCTGAACACGCTCTTCAACCTTCCGGAGACCTATCTCCTGGCCTGTCTCACTGACTTTTTCACAAACAGCAATGAGTTTGTTCG CGTTGAGCGCGGAATCAAAGCTGGCGATTTCCTTTTCACGTACAAGTCGATTTTCCAGGACGTGCGTCGCGCCGTCGACTGGGTGCATTCCGATGGTGATCTGAAGCGTCGTACCACTCAG AACATGGCCCACTATGTGAAGAAGGACGCCCGCCTGCCCACCGTCCTCTCCCGGATCAGGGAGTCCGGCGCCAAGCTCTTCATGCTGACCAACAGCGACTACACCTACACCAACGAGATCATGACCTATCTGTTCGACTTCCCACATGGCGCCACCGAGGAGGAGCCGCACCGCGACTGGAAGACCTACTTCGATGTCATTGTGGTGGATGCCCGGAAGCCGCTCTTCTTCGACGAGGGCACTGTTCTCCGGCAGGTGGACACCAAGACCGGTGGCCTCAAGATCGGCACCCACATCGGCCCCCTGCAGCCCGGCCAGGTGTACTCCGGAGGGTCCTGTGAACTCTTCACCAAGTTCATCAACGCCAAGGGCAAGGACGTCCTCTACGTTGGAGATCACATCTTCGGGGATATCCTGAAGTCCAAGAAGATCCGGGGATGGCGTACGTTCCTCATTGTCCCGGAACTGGTCCGGGAGTTGCATGTCTGGACGGATGAGTGCCAGTTGTTCGCGGAACTCCAAAATCTGGACATCAAGCTGGGCGACCTCTACCGCGACCTGGACTCCAGCGCCAAGGTCAAGCCGGACATCTCCCAGCTGCGCACCTGCATCCGCGACGTGACCCACAAAATGGACATGGCCTATGGAATGATGGGCTCCCTGTTCCGGTCCGGATCCCGGCAGACCTTCTTCTCCAGCCAGGTGGTGCGGTATGCCGACGTCTATGCCGCCACCCTGCTCAATCTCATCTACTATCCCTTCTCGTACATGTTCCGTGCTCCGGCCATGCTACTGCCCCACGAGTCCACTGTCGCCCATGATCAGctggctccagctccagctccagctcctggtCCGGGTCCGGGTCCTGGTTCCATGTGCTCTCCGGATGAGCCAACTCCTCCAGCCAGGATTATGGCTGGAAATGATCTGCCCCAGCAGCCAACCAAGGATGCCAAGGACTTGCATCGTGCT AGCTCCATTGTCCACACACGCCCCTCCACGCCCACCGTCGTCACTCACACCCACGACGAGGACTAttccgaggaggaggagaccgCCAGTGGCGCCGAGTCCCCCTCCGATCAGCCGCTCCGCGAGGCTTCCGAGGATTAA
- the LOC6505169 gene encoding cytosolic purine 5'-nucleotidase isoform X2, which yields MPQPLQKPSQQAKLPQKQQQQQQQQQQPKHSSSASTSTSTPSIPDISAISSLIERQRKQTIGEADMDQSVFNGVAVGADGTPGYHGHKRELGHRVFVNRSLHLENIKYYGFDMDYTLAEYKSPQYEQLGFNLVKERLVSMGYPKEILQFEYDPTFPVRGLWFDTLYGNLLKVDAYGNILVCVHGFEFIKHHQVYELYPNKFLKLDESRVYVLNTLFNLPETYLLACLTDFFTNSNEFVRVERGIKAGDFLFTYKSIFQDVRRAVDWVHSDGDLKRRTTQNMAHYVKKDARLPTVLSRIRESGAKLFMLTNSDYTYTNEIMTYLFDFPHGATEEEPHRDWKTYFDVIVVDARKPLFFDEGTVLRQVDTKTGGLKIGTHIGPLQPGQVYSGGSCELFTKFINAKGKDVLYVGDHIFGDILKSKKIRGWRTFLIVPELVRELHVWTDECQLFAELQNLDIKLGDLYRDLDSSAKVKPDISQLRTCIRDVTHKMDMAYGMMGSLFRSGSRQTFFSSQVVRYADVYAATLLNLIYYPFSYMFRAPAMLLPHESTVAHDQLAPAPAPAPGPGPGPGSMCSPDEPTPPARIMAGNDLPQQPTKDAKDLHRASSIVHTRPSTPTVVTHTHDEDYSEEEETASGAESPSDQPLREASED from the exons ATGCCACAACCGTTGCAGAAACCAAGCCAACAAGCCAAGTTGCCacagaagcagcaacaacaacaacaacaacaacagcagccaaAACATTCCAGTTCCgcttccacttccacttccactccTTCCATCCCCGATATTAGCGCCATATCCTCCCTGATCGAAAGGCAGCGGAAGCAGACAATAGGAGAGGCCGACATGGATCAGTCGGTCTTCAACGGGGTGGCGGTGGGGGCGGACGGAACTCCGGGCTACCATGGACACAAGCGTGAACTGGGTCACAG aGTCTTTGTGAACAGATCACTGCATTTGGAGAACATCAAGTACTATGGCTTCGACATGGACTATACCCTGGCAG agTACAAGTCCCCGCAGTATGAGCAACTGGGCTTCAATCTCGTCAAGGAGCGTCTGGTGTCCATGGGCTATCCCAAGGAGATCCTTCAGTTCGAATACGATCCCACTTTCCCCGTGCGAGGCCTCTGGTTCGATACTTTGTACGGAAATTTGCTCAAAGTGGATGCCTACGGCAATATTTTGGTCTGTGTCCATGGCTTTGAGTTTATTAAGCA TCACCAGGTCTATGAGTTGTATCCGAATAAGTTTCTCAAACTGGACGAGTCCCGGGTCTATGTCCTGAACACGCTCTTCAACCTTCCGGAGACCTATCTCCTGGCCTGTCTCACTGACTTTTTCACAAACAGCAATGAGTTTGTTCG CGTTGAGCGCGGAATCAAAGCTGGCGATTTCCTTTTCACGTACAAGTCGATTTTCCAGGACGTGCGTCGCGCCGTCGACTGGGTGCATTCCGATGGTGATCTGAAGCGTCGTACCACTCAG AACATGGCCCACTATGTGAAGAAGGACGCCCGCCTGCCCACCGTCCTCTCCCGGATCAGGGAGTCCGGCGCCAAGCTCTTCATGCTGACCAACAGCGACTACACCTACACCAACGAGATCATGACCTATCTGTTCGACTTCCCACATGGCGCCACCGAGGAGGAGCCGCACCGCGACTGGAAGACCTACTTCGATGTCATTGTGGTGGATGCCCGGAAGCCGCTCTTCTTCGACGAGGGCACTGTTCTCCGGCAGGTGGACACCAAGACCGGTGGCCTCAAGATCGGCACCCACATCGGCCCCCTGCAGCCCGGCCAGGTGTACTCCGGAGGGTCCTGTGAACTCTTCACCAAGTTCATCAACGCCAAGGGCAAGGACGTCCTCTACGTTGGAGATCACATCTTCGGGGATATCCTGAAGTCCAAGAAGATCCGGGGATGGCGTACGTTCCTCATTGTCCCGGAACTGGTCCGGGAGTTGCATGTCTGGACGGATGAGTGCCAGTTGTTCGCGGAACTCCAAAATCTGGACATCAAGCTGGGCGACCTCTACCGCGACCTGGACTCCAGCGCCAAGGTCAAGCCGGACATCTCCCAGCTGCGCACCTGCATCCGCGACGTGACCCACAAAATGGACATGGCCTATGGAATGATGGGCTCCCTGTTCCGGTCCGGATCCCGGCAGACCTTCTTCTCCAGCCAGGTGGTGCGGTATGCCGACGTCTATGCCGCCACCCTGCTCAATCTCATCTACTATCCCTTCTCGTACATGTTCCGTGCTCCGGCCATGCTACTGCCCCACGAGTCCACTGTCGCCCATGATCAGctggctccagctccagctccagctcctggtCCGGGTCCGGGTCCTGGTTCCATGTGCTCTCCGGATGAGCCAACTCCTCCAGCCAGGATTATGGCTGGAAATGATCTGCCCCAGCAGCCAACCAAGGATGCCAAGGACTTGCATCGTGCT AGCTCCATTGTCCACACACGCCCCTCCACGCCCACCGTCGTCACTCACACCCACGACGAGGACTAttccgaggaggaggagaccgCCAGTGGCGCCGAGTCCCCCTCCGATCAGCCGCTCCGCGAGGCTTCCGAGGATTAA